A window of the Helianthus annuus cultivar XRQ/B chromosome 4, HanXRQr2.0-SUNRISE, whole genome shotgun sequence genome harbors these coding sequences:
- the LOC118491553 gene encoding uncharacterized protein LOC118491553: MTSFYKIFSSDSSEYLEIPNQYSNRFLLNAEPNNQAIIKCVNGKEFEVLFTKNKDEFVFMDGWEHIVAKLSFTDGCFLMFKQIDLYSYLLTPFTNMQDHPIFGSSVPLFTFMSTEKTISNVEYFCQRFTQESNDNLIIPVDFVEDTIRLPSISKLTFKVHVNLWDSFDVMIQKDRNLKVYLLYDSWDNVVSYVPIYPDYYVVMRYIFKQNFQLIVYDLNGCEILVPKRVYTIAAVNIPKPGTLNIETQDTDDETNHENNEDESVQDYNESMDDDSVDVSSNLTNSDIDGIYNEEDVEVSDCEGDKKGDPDYNPIEFEWKYDRHFRLSADLAEASRIDMTMEMYVQNLDGVDTLISFRGEKNGGGFRYEALKWRTKFTKPNGINPPATCTFVYCPVQNKLILKKVVK, translated from the exons ATGAcgtctttttataaaatattttcctCCGACTCTTCAGAGTATCTA GAAATACCAAATCAATATAGCAACAGATTCCTATTGAATGCTGAACCAAACAATCAAGCCATTATCAAATGTGTGAACGGTAAAGAATTTGAAGTTCTTTTCACTAAAAATAAAGATGAGTTTGTTTTCATGGATGGTTGGGAACATATTGTAGCCAAACTATCGTTTACGGACGGTTGTTTTCTGATGTTTAAACAAATTGACTTGTATTCGTACTTGTTAACACCCTTTACTAATATGCAAGACCATCCGATCTTCGGATCTAGTGTTCCTTTGTTTACCTTCATGTCGACCGAGAAAACGATAAGCAATGTTGAGTACTTCTGTCAACGCTTCACACAAGAGTCAAATGATAATTTG ATAATTCCTGTTGATTTCGTTGAAGATACAATACGTTTACCATCTATTAGCAAGTTAACATTCAAGGTCCATGTTAATTTGTGGGACAGTTTTGATGTGATGATTCAGAAAGACCGTAATCTTAAGGTGTATCTTCTCTACGATTCATGGGACAATGTTGTGTCTTACGTACCTATATACCCGGACTATTACGTTGTGATGAGGTacatttttaaacaaaattttcaGCTGATTGTTTATGACTTGAATGGTTGTGAGATTCTTGTGCCGAAGCGTGTATATACGATTGCTGCTGTAAACATACCTAAGCCAGGTACTTTAAATATTGAAACACAAGACACCGATGATGAAACAAATCATGAAAACAATGAGGATGAATCTGTTCAAGATTATAATGAATCAATGGATGATGATTCTGTTGACGTTTCATCCAACTTAACCAACTCTGATATCGATGGAATTTATAATGAGGAAGACGTTGAAGTTTCAGATTGTGAAGGAGATAAAAAGGGCGATCCGGACTACAATCCTATTGAGTTTGAATGGAAGTACGACAGGCATTTT CGTCTAAGTGCTGATCTTGCTGAAGCATCAAGAATTGACATGACTATGGAGATGTATGTACAAAACTTAGATGGAGTGGATACGTTGATTTCATTTCGTGGTGAGAAAAACGGTGGTGGTTTTCGATATGAGGCTTTGAAATGGCGTACTAAATTTACCAAACCAAATGGTATCAATCCTCCTGCTACATGCACGTTTGTTTATtgcccagttcaaaataaattgaTTTTGAAGAAGGTTGTCAAATAG
- the LOC110933454 gene encoding uncharacterized protein LOC110933454: MKWRMKTLAVDEDEFGLKMSNKRRLESTPIICSSSFGESSSSTVRRLPLSNITNALLAAHRRKMRKLYLDGRRKTSNKQNNVPRGRGSSKVVKRSNFINQENYNPNIPSSSNTFHTLHSVKSLTTTTPLSCITNGTLNLDNQLTPTSTSYPSSVLSNIVTQNSNFIQASSLTKLKSGKQKILPKKRVIEPIPMVDLTSDDENQGLHCIQDPFKGVSKDYLDHGNQSLKCEMCDSLLWSDEGGKGRITFGKLTYYLCCGYGKVELPELKEPPSIYKDLFVNCNENSKYFLKNIRRYNSMFSFTSMGGKVDSNINSGKAPYVFRISGQNFHTLGGLVPAPGKDPKFSQLYIYDTDNEVSNRKRLFSDSTNKSDGNLKHIDIHLIKFIKDFLDRNNELVKSYRMLRLIYKRDLDGRTYNLPSTSEVAALIVGDLERIIDHRDIVVESHTDGLQRISELHPSYLALQYPILFPNGDDGYRIDIPHRDGVRTLKKIRPKCTMREFFAYRIQDRSTSFSLILNARRLFQQFLVDAYTMIESERLNYIRFQQKHLRSETYENLQKLNNQGTNDLSNTGIRVVLPSSFTGGSRYMQQNYLDAMAICKWFGYPDFFITVTCNPKWPEIKRYLRDTSINPEDRPDILCRLFKIKLDSITKDLKDKKIFGELSAAVYTVEFQKRGLPHAHICIFLKPESKLLSIDHLDKFVSAEIPDKMEDPSLYAIVSEFMIHGPCGNANPNCPCMVDSRCSKNYPKKFNPETTTDADGFPVYRRRDNGNTIIKSKVQLDNRSVVPYSPVLLKRYQAHINVEWCNQAGSIKYLFKYINKGADRASLVVSNRDGIENEEKAKDEIKAYYDCRYVSTCEASWRIFANEVHYRFPPVMRLPFHLEGQQHVVFGAEDDIEVVLEKPSVSSSIFLKWFEMNINDEEARKLTYVEFPTKFCWKLKDRRWAPRKRKLLQLGRIHSVSPALGEPYFLRILLNKVKGPRSFEEIRTVDGQLFPTFRDACYAMGLLDDDMEYIEAIKEASFVQDGRSTRALFVTLLLSNTLSRPEYVFEQTWKYLGDDILYNRRKATKNKELVISDERLKNQTLVEIEKYLITNGSSLKRWPTIPYPDYDSFAVGNNRLVDEELSFDIPQMHSELLTLKSSLTDEQLSVYNQIMAAVEGDKGGVFFVYGYGGTGKTFLWRTLALSVRSREQIVLNVASSGIASLLMSRGRTAHSRFHIPINLDESSMCHIRPDGDVAYLLKHTRLIIWDEAPMVHRHAVEALDRTFKDVLIDKSNINSDCLFGGKVIVFGGDFRQILPVIPNGSRQQIVNASLSSSYIWSQCKLLTLTKNMRLTIGADKSRLEETHKFAKWLLDIGEGKVGGDNDGVATVQIPSDLLIRDCLDPIERLIQFVYPSVLQRYMDRDYFSERAILTPKNEVVHEINDRLLELFPGEPTEYLSSDSICQTEQVNDSFHQELYSPDVLNGLKISGLPNHRLVLKVGVPIMLLRNIDQQNGLCNGTRLQVTFLGKHVMEAEIISGANVGTRTFIPRITMIPSDKKIPFAFQRRQFPVAVCFAMTINKSQGQSLSKVGLFLKEPVFTHGQLYVALSRVKSREGVKILILDKEGKPTETTTNVVYKEVFTHLC, encoded by the exons ATGAAATGGAGGATGAAAACCCTTGCCGTAGATGAAGATGAGTTTGGTTTG AAAATGTCGAATAAGAGAAGATTAGAAAGTACACCGATTATATGTTCTTCTTCATTTGGAGAATCATCGAGTA GTACCGTTAGAAGATTACCTTTGTCAAATATCACCAATG CATTACTTGCCGCTCATAGAAGGAAAATGCGCAAGCTTTATCTCGATGGTAGGCGGAAAActtcaaataaacaaaataatgttCCGCGTGGTAGAGGCTCATCTAAAGTTGTTAAAAGATCCAACTTCATCAACCAAGAGAATTATAATCCTAATATTCCTTCATCATCTAATACTTTCCACACCCTTCATAGTGTGAAATCTTTAACCACAACAACACCTTTAAGTTGCATAACAAACG GTACACTTAATTTGGATAACCAATTAACCCCTACTTCTACCAGTTATCCATCTTCTGTGCTCTCAAACATTGTTACACAGAATAGCAACTTTATTCAAGCTTCTTCGTTGACAAAGCTTAAATCTGGTAAACAAAAGATTCTACCTAAAAAACGCGTTATCGAACCTATTCCAATGGTAGATCTTACTTCTGATGATGAGAATCAAGGGTTACATTGCATTCAAGACCCTTTTAAAGGTGTATCCAAAG ATTACTTGGATCATGGTAATCAAAGCCTTAAATGTGAGATGTGTGACTCATTATTATGGTCTGATGAAGGTGGAAAAGGGAGAATTACATTTGGTAAAttaacttattacttatgttgtgGTTATGGAAAAGTTGAGCTTCCAGAATTGAAAGAGCCTCCTTCAATATACAAGGATCTATTTGTAAATTGTAATGAAAACAGCAAGTATTTTCTAAAAAATATCCGTCGATACAATTCTATGTTCTCTTTCACATCAATGGGTGGAAAAGTTGATTCGAACATCAATAGTGGTAAAGCACCTTATGTATTTCGTATAAGTGGACAGAATTTTCATACATTAGGTGGTTTGGTACCTGCACCTGGAAAAGATCCAAAGTTTTCTCAGCTTTATATTTATGATACTGATAACGAAGTTTCAAACCGGAAAAGACTGTTCAG TGATTCTACGAATAAGTCGGATGGGAATTTAAAGCATATAGATATTCATCTAATTAAGTTTATAAAAGACTTCTTGGATCGTAATAATGAGTTGGTTAAAAGTTATAGAATG CTTCGTCTCATTTACAAAAGAGATCTTGATGGTCGTACTTACAATTTGCCCTCAACTTCAGAAGTTGCTGCATTGATTGTTGGTGATCTCGAACGAATAATTGATCATCGTGATATTGTTGTTGAGTCGCACACTGACGGTCTTCAACGAATTAGTGAACTTCATCCATCGTATTTAGCTCTTCAGTATCCAATCCTTTTTCCCAATGGTGATGACGGATATAGAATAGACATTCCACATAGGGACGGTGTACGGACCTTAAAAAAAATTAGACCCAAATGTACAATGAGAGAATTCTTTGCTTATAGAATTCAGGATAGATCAACTTCTTTTTCTCTAATTTTAAATGCTCGGAGACTGTTCCAACAATTTTTAGTAGATGCATACACCATGATTGAGAGTGAAAGGCTTAATTATATCCGATTTCAGCAGAAACATCTTAGGTCTGAAACATATGAGAATCTCCAAAAGTTGAACAATCAAGGAACAAATGATTTATCTAATACCGGTATACGGGTAGTCTTACCATCATCTTTTACCGGTGGTTCTCGGTACATGCAGCAAAACTATCTTGATGCTATGGCTATATGTAAATGGTTTGGATATCCGGATTTTTTTATTACGGTTACATGTAATCCGAAGTGGCCAGAGATTAAACGATATCTTCGAGATACTTCAATCAACCCTGAGGATAGACCAGACATTTTGTGTCGATTGTTTAAGATAAAGCTAGATTCAATTACAAAGGATCTGAAGGACAAAAAAATATTTGGAGAACTAAGCGCAg CCGTTTATACTGTTGAATTTCAAAAACGTGGATTGCCTCATGCTCACATTTGCATTTTCTTGAAACCGGAATCCAAACTTCTGTCCATTGATCATTTAGACAAATTTGTTTCTGCTGAGATACCGGACAAAATGGAAGATCCTAGCCTCTATGCCATTGTATCCGAATTTATGATTCATGGTCCATGTGGGAATGCAAATCCAAATTGTCCTTGTATGGTTGATAGTAGATGCTCAAAGAATTATCCAAAAAAATTCAACCCGGAAACAACCACAGATGCTGATGGTTTCCCTGTATATAGAAGAAGAGACAATGGTAACACTATTATAAAGTCTAAAGTTCAATTAGACAACAGAAGTGTTGTTCCTTATAGTCCTGTTCTTTTAAAAAGATACCAGGCCCACATTAATGTTGAATGGTGCAATCAAGCTGGTTCTATCAAATATCTGTTTAAGTACATTAATAAAGGTGCAGACAGAGCTTCGCTTGTCGTGTCAAACAGAGATGGTATAGAAAATGAAGAAAAGGCAAAGGATGAGATCAAAGCCTATTATGATTGTAGGTATGTTTCCACCTGTGAAGCTTCATGGAGGATATTTGCAAATGAAGTTCACTACAGGTTTCCTCCAGTTATGAGACTTCCTTTTCATCTTGAAGGTCAACAACATGTTGTGTTTGGAGCTGAAGACGATATAGAGGTTGTTTTGGAAAAGCCATCAGTCTCGTCTTCGATTTTTCTAAAGTGGTTTGAGATGAACATAAACGATGAAGAAGCCCGCAAACTTACTTATGTTGAGTTTCCTACTAAATTCTGTTGGAAATTAAAAGATAGACGATGGGCACCACGTAAAAGAAAACTGTTACAGCTCGGACGCATTCATTCGGTGTCCCCTGCACTGGGTGAACCGTATTTTCTTAGAattctgttaaacaaagtaaaaggACCAAGATCATTTGAAGAAATTAGAACGGTTGATGGTCAGTTGTTTCCAACTTTCAGAGATGCGTGTTACGCTATGGGTTTGTTGGATGATGACATGGAATATATTGAAGCTATCAAAGAAGCCAGTTTTGTGCAAGATGGTCGTTCTACTCGTGCACTATTCGTTACTTTGCTTTTGTCAAACACGTTATCAAGACCCGAATATGTATTTGAACAAACATGGAAATACTTGGGTGATGACATTTTATATAACAGAAGAAAAGCGACAAAAAACAAAG AACTTGTAATTTCGGATGAGAGATTGAAGAATCAAACATTGGTGGAAATTGAAAAATACTTGATCACAAATGGTTCGTCATTGAAACGATGGCCAACAATTCCTTATCCTGATTATGATTCATTTGCTGTTGGAAACAATCGCTTGGTTGACGAAGAACTATCTTTCGATATTCCTCAAATGCATAGCGAGTTACTTACTCTAAAATCTTCTCTAACTGATGAACAACTCTCCGTTTATAATCAAATAATGGCAGCCGTTGAAGGTGATAAAGGAGGTGTATTTTTTGTTTACGGCTATGGAGGCACAGGTAAGACATTTTTGTGGAGGACGTTAGCCTTATCCGTTAGGTCTAGAGAGCAGATTGTTCTAAATGTTGCTTCAAGTGGTATTGCTTCCTTACTAATGTCTAGAGGTAGAACAGCCCATTCTAGATTTCACATTCCCATAAATTTAGATGAGAGTTCTATGTGTCACATACGGCCTGATGGTGATGTAGCTTACTTACTTAAACATACTAGGTTGATAATATGGGATGAAGCACCTATGGTACACAGACATGCTGTCGAAGCTTTAGATAGAACATTTAAAGATGTGTTGATCGACAAAAGCAATATTAATTCGGATTGTTTATTTGGAGGTAAAGTAATCGTCTTTGGTGGTGACTTTAGACAGATTCTTCCAGTAATTCCAAACGGAAGTAGGCAACAAATTGTCAACGCTTCGTTGAGTTCATCTTATATATGGTCCCAATGTAAGTTACTTACTTTGACCAAAAACATGAGATTGACTATTGGTGCCGATAAATCTAGATTGGAGGAAACGCACAAATTTGCCAAATGGCTTCTCGATATTGGTGAGGGTAAAGTAGGAGGCGACAATGATGGTGTGGCAACTGTACAAATACCTTCTGATCTTCTAATCAGAGATTGTTTGGATCCTATTGAAAGGTTGATTCAATTTGTATATCCATCCGTTTTACAAAGATATATGGATCGAGATTATTTTTCAGAAAGAGCCATTCTTACACCAAAAAATGAGGTCGTACATGAAATCAATGATCGATTGTTAGAGTTGTTTCCTGGTGAACCAACAGAGTACCTAAGCTCTGATAGTATATGTCAAACCGAACAAGTTAATGATTCCTTCCATCAAGAATTGTATTCACCTGATGTTCTGAATGGGTTAAAGATATCCGGTTTACCAAATCATCGTCTGGTTTTGAAAGTCGGTGTTCCAATTATGCTTCTTAGGAACATTGACCAACAAAATGGATTATGTAATGGTACAAGGTTGCAGGTTACATTTCTTGGGAAGCATGTTATGGAAGCTGAAATTATATCAGGTGCTAATGTTGGAACTAGAACGTTTATTCCAAGAATTACCATGATACCGTCGGACAAAAAAATACCTTTTGCTTTTCAACGACGACAGTTTCCTGTTGCTGTGTGTTTTGCTATGACAATCAATAAGAGTCAAGGACAGTCTTTATCTAAGGTTGGACTTTTTTTAAAAGAGCCAGTTTTTACACATGGTCAGTTATATGTAGCCTTATCAAGAGTTAAATCAAGAGAAGGTGTTAAGATCCTAATTCTAGATAAAGAAGGTAAACCCACAGAGACTACGACGAATGTTGTTTATAAAGAAGTTTTCACGCATTTATGTTAA
- the LOC110936511 gene encoding nuclear transport factor 2, which translates to MADPAPPAPVSAQVVGNAFIQQYYHILHQSPGLVHRFYQDISKLGRPEEDGSMSMTTTMDAINAKILSLNYGDFKAEIKSVDAQESLNGGVSVLVTGFMTGIDNIQQQFTQSFFLAPQDKGYFVLNDMFRYMNIDNHHDEDHPPTEDVVASATPEQVPEVVPVPENNIPEQAAVLTEESEAEPAVLVENGEVPVVEEDPVPEVVDEVQDSSQLAVESHTKVEEMPKKSYASIVMDMKQNGVPFSSPAPAPRKPQPRKQEQHLNIALPTTVAAEPVASNADAVENTLHEEEVEGYSVYIKGLPMNATHALLEEEFKKFGPIRPNGIQIRNNRGFYFGFVEFEVPDAVQKAIEASPITINGKNAVVEEKRSTISKGGNRGRFVGGRGPGFRNDVMRGRGSFGGGRGYNRGGDFGGSRNDYMYRGSSRGGPSSNRGGDGYQRDNNGGRANRGADVNGSARVTTE; encoded by the exons ATGGCGGATCCAGCACCACCGGCACCTGTTTCTGCTCAAGTT GTTGGGAATGCTTTTATTCAGCAGTATTATCATATACTGCACCAGTCACCTGGGCTGGTTCATCGTTTTTATCAGGATATCAGCAAACTTGGTCGGCCCGAGGAAGATGGTTCTATGAGCATGACCACTACTATGGAT GCAATCAATGCTAAAATCTTGTCACTTAACTATGGCGACTTCAAGGCTGAGATCAAATCCGTTGATGCTCAAGAATCCCTAAACGGTGGAGTCAGTGTTCTGGTAACTGGATTCATGACTGGAATCGATAATATTCAGCAGCAGTTCACACAATCTTTCTTCCTCGCACCTCAAGACAAAGGCTACTTTGTGTTGAATGACATGTTTCGCTACATGAACATTGACAACCATCATGACGAAGACCATCCTCCTACTGAGGATGTGGTGGCTTCCGCAACTCCCGAGCAAG TGCCCGAGGTTGTCCCGGTGCCGGAGAATAATATTCCCGAGCAAGCTGCTGTATTGACAGAGGAATCTGAAGCGGAACCGGCTGTTCTTGTGGAGAATGGAGAAGTTCCCGTTGTTGAGGAAGACCCGGTTCCCGAGGTTGTTGATGAAGTGCAGGATTCCTCACAGCTGGCAGTTGAATCTCACACTAAAGTTGAGGAAATGCCAAAGAAGTCGTATGCATCTATT GTAATGGATATGAAACAGAATGGTGTGCCGTTTTCATCTCCAGCACCAGCACCCAGAAAACCACAACCAAGGAAACAAGAACAACATTTGAATATCGCTCTCCCAACTACTGTAGCTGCCGAGCCAGTGGCTTCCAATGCGGATGCTGTTGAAAACACTCTTCACGAGGAAGAAG TTGAAGGTTACTCTGTGTATATCAAGGGTCTTCCAATGAATGCTACACATGCATTGTTAGAAGAGGAATTCAAGAAGTTTGGACCTATCAGGCCCAATGGTATTCAAATTCGAAACAACAGG GGATTCTATTTTGGTTTCGTTGAATTTGAGGTGCCAGATGCGGTTCAAAAGGCGATCGAG GCTTCACCGATCACGATCAATGGAAAAAATGCTGTTGTTGAAGAGAAGCGATCTACAATCTCTAAAG GAGGAAACCGAGGAAGATTCGTAGGTGGAAGGGGACCCGGATTTAGGAATGATGTCATGAGAGGTCGTGGAAGCTTTGGTGGCGGCAGGGGTTACAATCGAGGCGGTGATTTTGGCGGCAGCCGGAATGATTACATGTACAGAGGTAGCAGCCGTGGAGGACCTTCTTCAAACCGTGGTGGTGATGGATATCAAAGAGACAACAATGGTGGCCGTGCGAATCGTGGGGCGGATGTTAATGGCTCAGCTAGAGTTACAACAGAGTGA
- the LOC110934689 gene encoding replication protein A 70 kDa DNA-binding subunit C-like: protein MAPFSLLTQRNVTIACFALHNFIRKEGLSDDFFDEYDHPNVRLQDGDEHAQDGGEEEVAYHGSAADREFMSQLRDQIAQELMQNNEREMENNKITLFRSLNAQSTNYTVKAKIISMWNKKMNGSDSQIYRVDMLLMDEEGSFIQCSCLHKLFKRFLKFFVVDDCLLFHKPSLAKDTTKIKVTGNDQKLSLYAFSSVLKTENWSGPRYFFRFTDFKSVLSKKVEVNTPIDFIGYVVVSYPIEDANRKDGSKTKRMNITLKDLEDQKISLTLWENYAISLSEYMNDKNRPDHVVILVHFGTANIYQGKIGLTNMFEASRVFINSDLDQIQEFKDGYIEKEFSNSSSIKQSCSQVISSAEDEFLNAEDFVLTAYIASISVEKKVIIVGTVITISNDKPWYYLSCNNCKKQIEEKSTLVEKDDGSFDVLDEKTFECINSDCDAVDVVPVYRYKIPLRVQDSTGTVSCTLFDYEAIKLIKKTSKELLDVYSKVDNSTEGSFQSLPSEFDILINKKFAFQIKISSFNISNQIENYGISMLSCDDDILSALENKWKINDSDMSDSNVQCLSDSVGNVKCCSKGSQSVIGDSVTPDNFDVNDQDQSKFENIKRNLQDVYDVDAVQSSSTKRRNSPGNDNLNDDVNLDLITPKLEK from the exons ATGGCCCCCTTCTCGTTGCTTACACAACGAAATGTTACGATTGCATGTTTTGCGCTTCACAATTTTATACGGAAAGAGGGCTTAAGTGATGACTTTTTTGATGAATATGATCACCCAAATGTACGCCTTCAAGATGGAGATGAACATGCACAAGATGGTGGTGAAGAAGAAGTAGCTTACCATGGAAGTGCAGCGGACCGTGAATTCATGAGTCAACTTCGAGATCAGATAGCACAAGAATTAATGCAAAACAAT GAACG TGAGATGGAGAACAATAAGATCACTTTGTTCAGGTCACTTAATGCTCAATCTACGAACTACACAGTCAAGGCCAAGATCATATCCATGTGGAATAAGAAAATGAATGGTTCTGATAGTCAGATCTATCGAGTTGACATGTTGTTGATGGATGAGGAG GGTTCATTCATTCAATGTAGCTGTTTACATAAACTTTTCAAACGGTTCCTTAAATTTTTTGTTGTTGATGACTGTCTATTGTTTCACAAGCCATCACTAGCCAAAGATACAACCAAGATTAAGGTTACTGGAAATGATCAGAAGCTATCTCTGTACGCATTCAGTTCTGTTCTGAAAACTGAAAACTGGTCTGGTCCTCGGTACTTTTTTCGTTTCACTGATTTTAAATCAGTGTTGAGTAAAAAAGTTGAAGTCAATACTCCAATAG ATTTCATCGGTTATGTTGTTGTGTCTTATCCTATTGAAGATGCAAACAGGAAGGATGGCTCTAAAACCAAACGAATGAACATAACTCTGAAAGATCTCGA AGATCAGAAGATTAGTCTTACGTTATGGGAAAACTATGCAATCAGTTTGTCAGAGTACATGAATGATAAAAATCGACCTGATCATGTTGTTATTCTCGTCCATTTTGGCACGGCAAACATTTATCAAG GTAAGATTGGCCTGACTAATATGTTTGAAGCGAGTCGTGTGTTCATAAATTCTGATCTGGATCAGATACAAGAATTCAAGGACGg GTATATTGAGAAGGAGTTTTCTAACTCATCTTCCATTAAACAGTCGTGCTCTCAAGTTATATCCAGTGCAGAAGATGAGTTTCTTAATGCTGAAGACTTTGTGTTGACTGCTTATATTGCATCAATTTCTGTG GAGAAAAAGGTTATCATTGTTGGTACTGTTATAACAATTTCAAATGATAAGCCTTGGTATTATTTATCATGCAATAATTGTAAGAAGCAAATTGAAGAGAAGTCAACATTGGTTGAAAAAGATGACGGCAGTTTTGATGTTTTGGATGAGAAGACTTTTGAGTGTATAAACTCTGATTGTGATGCTGTTGATGTTGTTCCTGTTTATCG TTACAAGATTCCTCTAAGGGTTCAGGACTCGACCGGGACTGTTTCTTGTACGTTGTTTGATTATGAAGCTATTAAGCTTATCAAAAAAACCTCCAAAGAGCTTCTTGATGTGTACTCAAAG GTTGACAATTCTACCGAAGGCTCCTTTCAGTCACTTCCATCTGAGTTTGATATCTTGATCAACAAAAAGTTTGCATTTCAAATCAAAATTTCCAGTTTTAACATTTCTAACCAGATAGAAAACTATGGAATTTCGATGTTAAGTTGTGATGATGACATACTTTCTGCTCTGGAGAATAAATGGAAAATTAATGAT TCTGATATGTCTGATTCAAATGTCCAATGCTTGTCCGATTCTGTTGGAAATGTTAAATGTTGCTCAAAG GGGTCTCAATCTGTGATCGGCGATAGTGTTACGCCAGATAATTTTGATGTTAATGATCAAGATCAGTCAAAGTTCGAGAACATCAAACGTAACCTTCAAGATGTTTATGATGTTGATGCTGTTCAAAGTTCGTCTACTAAACGTCGAAACAGTCCTGGGAATGATAACCTCAACGATGATGTCAATTTGGACCTGATCACCCCAAAGTTAGAGAAATAA